Below is a window of Cottoperca gobio chromosome 12, fCotGob3.1, whole genome shotgun sequence DNA.
gagcaaaGTATAGTATTGTTGTTTGATGGCCACCGATACATGATTAGCTATCACAGTGACACACAAGAACAACAGCTGATAaccattataataataatgcattagacttgtatagcgctattcttgtaactcaaagacgcttgacagagtgagtgacacaaagataaatatatataaacgaACAAAGGGTGTTGATTTGTTCACTGTAGACAACCTGACAGAGGGGTGTTTCCTGAACAGACCAATGACTCAGTGTTAAGACTTTTGACTTAACAGAGTTCAAACATTGGTCCAATGGTGGCTTAACTGTTCAGATGTTTGACAAACGGTGTGTGAGACattcaaagagagagagagttgtctAATCTATAAGTAGGGTGTAAGTGTGGTGTCAGCTGTAAGTCTTGTGTCTAAATAAAGGATTACCTCCAACTTTAAAGTGCACACACTCCCTGCTGCCACATTAGCACTGGTGAGGGGAgtgtgttcaaatcaaatcaaatttatttgtatagcccaatatcacacattatacatttgtctcagtgtgctttacagactgtacaggttacgacatcctctgtccttagaccctcgcatcgcacaaggaaaaacttcctaaaagaaaccccaaaattaaaggggaaaaaatggaagaaacctcagggagagcaactgaggagggatcccctcccaggacggacagacgtgcaatagatgttgtgtgtacaggataaacaacatagtacaaatacaacatttgacagaaattatgttgtgttggaaaaaaaagaaatagaaagtttggatgaatccaggaaaatgtcaataaggcttcccggtgtccagcaggaccaggtcagcaggcgctgtcatgattcatgatcctgacgtaaactttatcagtggcaacctgccacatgagagacagacactccggggatgataccccggatggtgagttagtaacatacatttacataaatgcatacagatagagagggagaagaagagagagggagagaaggaagagagcagggaggtgtcccccggcagtctaagcctatagcagcataactaggggctgatccagggcaaacctgagccagccctaactataagctttatcaaaaaggaaagtctttagcctactcttaaatgtggagagtgtgtctgcctcccgaacacaaactggaagctggttccactggagaggagcttgatagctgaaggctctggctcccattgtactcttagagactctaggaaccacaagtaaccctgcagtctgggagcgtaatgctctagttggtttataaggtactatgagatctttaagatatgctggagcctgacctttaattgatttgtaagtcaggagaaggattttgaattctattctgtattttactgggagccagtgcagagcagctaagacaggagtaatatgatcccgtttccttgttctagtcaatacacgtgccgctgcattttggatcaactgaagagtcttaagcgactttttgggacaacctgataacaatgagttgcagtaatccagccttgaagtaacaaatgcatggactagtttttctgcatcattttgagacaggatgtgtcttatttttgcaatgttacgtagatgaaagaaggcagtccttgagatttgttttatgtgggagttaaacgacagatcttgatcaaagatgacgccaagattccttacagtggtgctggaggccaagttaatgccatccagagcttctatgtcattagaaaatgcgtttcggaggcgtttagggccaagtataataacttcagttttgtctgtgtttaacatcaaaaagttgctagacatccaagtttttatgtccttaaggcatgcttgaagtttagccaattgattgttGCATTTATAAGCCACAAAACCAACACACATGACCCCGGAGAACATGTTAACATTACCAATAACCTCTGCTGGCTCTTTAGTAAGGTGTTTTATCAGGGATCTTATCCAAAACAGGCTAATCTTGTCTGGTCAGCTACGCAGGAATAGACAGTATTGACATCTGAGGCTTCAAGTGTAAATAGAGCTTCTAACATCATGTTGTTGTGCTCTCTGCACTAGGGCAAACAGGCAAAAGTTCCCTGAACTCCTGTTTTGAAATAGAAAAGACCACAGAAATCATGTGACTTGCACCTGGGCAGAgttctgttgatcctgttttgaAGTGAGGCTAATGAGTCCAAGAGGCCTTGTTTGGCTAAAGGTCCATGGTGTTGACCCTGTGAAAGTTTCAGGTGGTCAATACCAGAGGGTAGCTCCCATAAGTATAGATCACATGATAGGTGGGGTCTTCCAAATGTGTACCACAGCAGGGATCACATTTCACAGGCCTTAACATTTACATGTAGATGACACACTGTGGCTACATGAGACGCTTGTTAGTTCCTATTGTGGTGGTAATTCAAAAATGAATCCCCTTCCGGTAAGAAATGAACAGGTGTAGagctttggtgttatttaatgaagagtcaGAAATGTTCAACAGAATCAATCAGTTTCAGATGAAAGGACAGATAACCTGCAGCTGGTGTGCTACAAGTATCTGACCTGAGTATATagaaacacaagtcatttatacagtagAATAGCTTGGGCAGGACAGCAGGTAATACACATTGCTGTCTACCAAATGAGAACGAAAGGCACCGAGACATCACGCATGTTAATTGCGACTGTTAACAACCGTCTGCTGATTGCCTGACAATATGGTCAAAGTGGCGCCCTACTGTCTGTCAAATTCAGTCACTGTAAGGCCAAACTTTATAGAGAAAAATTAATACGGGAAGaatgttacggccacggccttatttatctgtggTGGTTATTATGTGGATGTCTGCACCGTTGTTTTCCctattaggtatgcagattgGATGTGTGATCCCGACCCCTGATTGGCAGCACGCAGGCTCCCACCTTGGCGAAGACCGGCCGTGATtagtgtgcacctgttccggctctccaatccgaggcgcactggagagaccggtgactacaaatgcctagccagctcgacagtcggggctgctggtgttgtcagccatatgcctcgtacttgtgtgtgtggatactagattctgtatattgtatattgtcggttgaaattctgtgttctgtatcctaGGTGTTGGAACTAGGTTTactagtgatgggcaaatgaagcttttgtgaagcattGAACTAcctcagccaattgtttcggaaatgggttcattacttgaagcttcaggtacagtgacctctactggcgaagtgcaaggctacaatggatttaaagtatctttgccttgaaaattctttgacgcacacatctaagactgaagttctatttaaaaataaagattgatgattgtgtgtatgtgttgttgagaagagagcgctggggaaaaatgtgggcttattaggctttacatgatagtacagtttaataTTGGATAGAGATAAGGAAAATGAAACGAACAGATGGACACTGGTCAGATTCGAACACCAGGCTACTGCGGCAAGCCTTTAACTGAGGGAATACCTGCTCTCCCAGTTGCGCCACTGGGGCTGTACAtttttatgtgggatgtacattattctttctttattatacagatttagatctggtttctttacttgcgcacaaggaacagatgatgctggcgtgcataaaaattgtttcgctagttggctggctccataatgatccaatacaaacgcaataccaacaactcaacagcaacccacaaattgtgcattgtttagagtggttataaagtgttgaggcgctcaaattcaaaactgtctcaacgtgtcagaatcgagacgaggcagtggtCACGCGAACCAGtgcggtgattcattcaggaaatgaagcagttactgcttcggatgtcatatgtcacgtgatttgaagcaagcttcgaagcagtggttctatggaattgtagtccagagtttgaagcacgtatcgaagcttcagtatcacactgccatcactaagGTTTACTTTTGGCTCGTTAATTGTTGagaagtttgcagcgttttctgttaggcacgttagggtgccccggcgttgttttatgtgttcttttgttatcaagttttcaccccgagttttgttttagaattggTTTAAGTTGGGGTTTAtcttttgttagtttggctttgatgccttatttgcttttgtgttaagagccctccttttgttctaaTATATCAAGCGGCGAATGTTATGCGGTGAAAAAGCAATGAATAGGTCCATTTTTCTGAGCTACGTCAACCAATCACGTTGTGCAGACCGTAGCCTACACGTTCACGTACACTAGATCCATAAATGTAGAATATTGATGTATAAAGTGAACGTATCGATGAGGACAACGGAGTCCGAACCAAGGCGGCAAACAGCACATACCACATCCGATTCTTCCGTCCTTACCTTTCActataaaagccctagacatataaCACTGCATAACTGTTTACCAGAAGGGAATCAAATTCACTCAATAATTTAGCCTACAGCATTTTAAACTATACAACAATTGACCTCAGACTGACTGCCATACGCTGCTCTGGGTCAATATGACCTCGGTAGTTGATCCTCTGCCTGTGCAAATCTATTAAAATCTTTTATTGAACAAGTGTTGCAAATTCGCATTTGTGTAAAGGAATTTAAGCCTACTTGTTCATTGTGACAcaatgaatgttttgttttcctcagtgAATGAttattcttttctcttctgAGTAATTGCTGTGCATGATTTACTCGGAATTATTCTACTCGCCCGACTGCCAATGAACTACTAACATCCAATTTACGGATAATAAAAGAACTCACTCTCtcttcccataatgcatctgCCCTCCCTCTTTCAGCACTGCTTACATTTTGGTTTTATCCTCTGAAATAACCTCACAAAACCTTCCCACTCCCCTGCAGTGCAGATTAATCATTTACAGGACTCCCAAAAAATTGCATTTGTGCGAGTCCGTGGACTGGAAGATGAAGAGCACCCTCTTTTCAGACGCAGTGAAATCACCTTTAGCACAGAGCTGAGTGGAGCTGACAAACTGGCATGAAAATACGCATGTTAATGATGCTTTCTCTGCGTGAGCCACCGCCAAGCCAGCTGGACTCAGAACAAGGTCACAGTCTTGGCTTTTGGTCCAAATCACAGAAATTTCAGTAGATTTAGGCATCAGTTCAAAGATGATTTTCAGTGCATTACCTCACAAGAGCCCAGAAGATTAAATCTGTATGCGTTAGTCTATTGCAACAGCAAGTAATGATTCATATACATTTAGACAGCAACAGCACATCATTTGAACATGTCGGTGCCTGGCTGAGAAATAATAAAGTGGACCTGCCATATTgaattcaaaaataataatttggagATCTGCAAATATCTCTTTAAATATGGATCGCTGCATCCTTTATAtagatgtactgtatatgtaataaGAATGcataatttaatttacataACACTTTAAGCTTAAGCACTAAGTGCTTtccagaataaaacaaataatatatatacacacagacacaaaattgATCAACTTCAGTAAAGACAAAACCAGATACATTTGGATgatacaatattttatttagtatgGAAAAGGAAAATCTAATTTGAGTGCATCAAATGATTATGTcaatagttaataataataattccgaTAATTAATAATGGATTGTcatgttaaatattttttggaGAGTGAGAAACAATTTTTCTTCCCCAAAATAAGAATAACTCCTGGTGAAACCAAACTCTTCAATTACCTCAGAAAATCCGGTCTATCCATGAATTAACATATATAACAAACATATATTTCTGATAAGAAAGACTTTTTAATTTGGTAACCAACTCCACCTTAATGACATTCAAGAGTAGtcgtatcagtataagtattgCATAACAGGATACTCATTAATAGAAAATCATGTTTAAAAGGCACATTGATAGAACAATGGGACAATCTTGCATGCACAGTCCCACAAGATGGAAGAAGCATAGAAGTTACAACTATATCACAGTTTAGTGGCAATCATATTAAAATACCTGATATAACACCAGTCATACAGTAGATATTTATTGCTTTCATTATTGCTGTAGTAAAAGTGAACTATGTGCATTTATTCTCATAGATTGATGGGAGTATTTAAGCAGCATATAGACAGTATAATAAAGTCATCACTTATATAAATTAAACACTTAAGTCAACCTTTTTAAAGAGGTGCAATTTGCATAATCACAGATACTGCCACAGACAACAAAGGAATCCTTTTTATCGAATACTTCCGTCTTTTAAAGGCAATCGTTTCAGTTCCCTGAAAGATCCATTTAAATCGCTGGCTGTAAGAGGGCAATCCTCTAAGTAAAGTCCCATAAAATGACTCATTCAATTTCATCCCAGTAATCATTGTGTTGGAAATTTGCAGGTCAAAATACATCTAGGCGTCAGGGCCAAATATGGTTAAAAACCACAACAATGGTTATATGTAaccttgacatttaaaaaaacaaatatatccCAGTTTTAACCTACACTGTAGACCTCGATGACCCCAAATGTACATAACGAATGCTTAGTAGGATGTACTTATGAtacaatacagtataaatgAGTATTAGATGTCATCTTAATCTACTGTATCATCATGTGGGTCAAGTGACGGGCTGTACAAATGAACTGGTTCTGTATCCATTATGAAAGCTTATTGAACATGCCCCTCTCAATTTTCCTCGTACCTCACCTCTTACAAGCGTCCCCAACATTTTTGCACCAGCAGGTCATCTCCGTAGCCCGTGTCAAGGAGGCGGTTGCCACATTCCTCCCAGCGACACACCTCACCCTTGTCCACCACCACAAACTTCCACTCTACGTGGCTCTCCGAGGGCAGGCTGACCACTGTGACCCAGTGCCCGTCCATGGCTCTCTCGAGCGGGATGAATTCCTTCCAGTTCCCCAGCTCCTGCTGGTTTCCTGTGACAGATACTGACTGGTATGGCGATTGGGTGACATAATGGACGCGGAAGGTCACGATGACGTTCTGGGGCATGGGCTGGACTGCCACaacctttttgttattttccatGTTTTCGTCAACAAGGGAGCTAGTGCTGGTTTGTTTGATCTCAGTGGAACATGGAATATCTGTTGCATCTACACAAGTGGTGTCTGTTACAAAATAGCTGTGTTGGCACTCTTCAGTGGGAAGCTGGTTAGTTTTTGTATGGTCTTGGGCAAAAGATGGGGCAGAAAGATTCATCCAGGGAAGGGCTTGGTAGGTACTATCCATGATCCATTCATTATGGTCCATAGTTGCCTCCATGATACTGATTTCAGTCTTTTCATagtcctcttctttctccttctctgcttTTGTTTGCTCTTCCTTTTCCACACCTTCTCCTGCCTTCTTCTCTTTACCCTCTTCAACCTTGACAGCAGCTTTCATGTCCGACAGCTTTTCCAGATTATCTGTGAAGCTAGTAGCGCTGTCTGCAATCTGCGCCGTAAACTGATCCATCATTCTGTGGTAACTGTTCTCAATCTCATGGCCAAACATGTCCTCGTTGGATGCCACTCTTTTATAATTAGTCCAACCTTTGGGCTCACTGTGGGATGGCTGGGAGTGATGGGATGTGTAAGGCCTGAACACCATACCACTCATATCCTCTTTAATGACTGATATGGCTGCATCATCAGCAAAGAGACTGTTTTGAGCCTGTAGATCACGTTCCATCACAGGAAGCACCATATTTTCAAAGATCACGTCAAAGTCGTTACCATCATCAGGGCTGACAGTCATGCTTGAAATCCCACTCTCTTCACCAACACTACCAGCAACTGATATGTCATTATCCCTCACTTCAAATTGCTCGAAACACATTGGAGGATTAATGTCCTCAGCCATGACAGGAGCCGCACCAGTGGTAACTTCAGAAAAATcttcattatttttcatttggtCATTTTGTTGGCCTTTGTAGGAAGACATGTCAGGATGAGATAGTTCTTCAGACATTATTAGTGAATTAATGGTACCATTATTGCCAGCAGGTGCATCAGTGGCAGAATGAACCTTCCTGTCAAGAGTTTCATTATTTTCCATGCGGTCACTTTGTTGGTCTTGGGAGTAGGACAACATGTCAGGACAAGATATTTCTTCAAACATTAAAAGTGCAGTGCAGCTATCATTATTGCAAGCATCTGGATCAGTTGCACAATCGACCCTCGTCTCGTCCAAAGTTTCATTATTTTCCACGTGGTCACTTTGTTGGTATTGGCAAATGAATGGCAGGTGAGATATTTCTTCAACTATTTTAGAAACGGTTACATTGTCAGCACCAACACTCACCTTGTGAAACACTTTCACCATTACAGGGGTAGTATTATTTTCACCATCACAAGCAACTATATGAGGAACATCAGCGATACTTGCCTCATCCAAAGCTTCATTTCTTAGCATTTGGACATCTTGTTCGTCTTCGTAGCAACATTGAACAAGAGGGTCATTGTGTTCTACAGCCAGTATCACACTTGTGTCATTCACGTGGTTTTCAGGCTGATTTTCTGTCTCATGTGACAACATTTGAGGGCCAAGGATAGTAGAAACGGTGTCTTCATCCATAGATGGAGCTAATTTATCTTCTTTCTGTGAGTGTTGACAATCCGATGACAAGTCAGGGAAATCTGTATTGCCTGAGATTTGAGCTTTTGCATCAGTGGTGATACCTGACAGACCATCATCATGACTATCAGCCTTTAAGcactcctcctctgcctcctcactctcatttttcttctcctcctcctcctcctcctcctcctcctcctcctcctccggaGAGAGGCGATTATTGCCGGAATAACTACTACAATCAATACCATCTGGATTCTCTTCCTCAAACTCGTCCATGCCATAACAGACGCAGGGAACAGTTACATCCTCTATATGAGTGACTGGCTCCTCCGAGTTGGACTCCACGCTTTTTGTGGTTTTAATAACTTGCAGACTGTCATCATCTATGTTTTCACTCATTTGTTCGAAGCACACCGGATTGTTCAAAGCACACAGGAAGTTGTGCTCCTCTTCTCTGGTTGTCTTGTCAGAAACTTCCTCGTCTGTGGTCACTTCCTCATCTTCCTGGCATTCTGCTTTCGACACCTAGATACATGAATAGAACGTGAATATTTCCAGGTCAGAAAGTAGCTCAAAATACTTGAAGACAGACAAACTGCCTGTGGCTGATCTCCTACTCTGTGCTAGTCTGAAACTACAGAGAGAATGACGATTTAGGGAAAATTGAACTGTAGGGGAGAGAAATATTCCCTCTGGGTTGGTGCTCCAAAttcttaaagaaatagttcagACACATTTGACAAATGCATGTATTTTCTCTCTAGCTGAGCGTTAGATGACAAGATAGATACCAGTCTCATATTTGTCTGCTAAATCTTAAATTACAGCTCTGGTTAGCTGAGCTCAACATAGCACTTAGACTGGAATGTGGCTCTCTCCAAAGGGTATCAAGAAAAATCATCTACCAATACCTCTAAAGCTCAATACTCAACacgttttaaaggaatagtttggatgtttttaagTGGATTTGTATGACGTACTCATCCATAGTTAATAAATTGGCACATCccaagtttggagaagcagacaggagttacGTCACGGAAgataagcaatgtactgctgtgcaCAAGGGCGTCAGCTAATCATATTTTAATGATAtgtatgctatatttagaatattttcaatCTCTACCTTGCCGTTAGACAGATATGCAGTCTATGTTTCAGACAGGGAACTGAATTTGATCTGGATCTATGCTCTTCCCAAAGCCACCAcactggtttgtttgtgttattgtgtaacttTGGTGATTCAGAACTAACcaaaattaaacaattacacaaacaaactcaccgatcaaggcagcggtagactaggaactcctgtgttctgcatttaaaaatgtagtttcttTCCACTGAAGTCTGGTAGTTTTGGCAATAGCATAGATGGATTTAACAGCTTCAGTTTCTCGTCAGAAAGGGCCGACTCAGGGCAAGGTAGAGCGGTGAAAAAAGtctaaatatagtgtacacttaaactgatagtTATTTTTTGATGGGCCTTTCTTTTATGTTTCGCTGCTGTCcctgtccacagcagcacattgcttGGCTTCCTTGTGGTAACTGTGACTCTTTCTCCAAACTGAGGGCATTCAAACTATCCATTTAAATGGACTGTGACGGATGAAGTTTGAATTTGTCTGTACTTTGCATGTATAACCTCACTCTGAGATAAATGGCTGCTtaccttctcttcctccccgtGGTTCTCATCATTAATCTGCCCAGGCTCGTTCAAGCAGCTATCATTATCCTGGATCTCTTCAAACACATCCTGGCAATCAACAACATCCTCCAGCAGCATTTCAGCCTCAGTGTAAGCCTCACTTTGCAGGCTCTGAGTGGCCTCTTCTGCATACGTCTCTGCTACTTCATAAGAGTCCCTCACAACTACCACTTCCTCTGTGTCATCTGAAGTGGTGTGTTTGTTGTCTGGTACTTGGCTGTCACTCTCAGGAGGGGAAAAAGGTGGAGGGGTCTTCTCAGGAGCAGCACGGCGGTGCCTGATTTTGAGGTCACCCTGAATCAGATAAACATCCTCCTTCACGTCTGATGAGCCTTCATCACTCACGTCTATAAGGGGGGAAAATGTGACACAGTAAGAACACTTACAATACATTGCAAATACTTCACAATAATAACATAGagcttatttttgtattaatttctAGGATGTacttctttaaatgtatgtCAGAATAGATGACTAGAGAGTAGTTAGTGCTAATTAAATGTCTCTCGGTTAGTTCAAATTGTAATATTTAAGGAGAGGAGCATCGGTTTACAAAGAACAGATATATTGGTTTATTTGTGCACATAGTCTTCTCcaccttttttgttgtttcttttaaaatgacaacacaGCACAAGATCTAATCACAGGGTAAGTAATCAATGCAATCGGCAACAATAgtttgttgatttatttgacCTGATAAAAATCTCTCATGTGAACACTTATTGGtcaactgtgtctgtgtttatctgtgtgtctctagaTGAATCCAGTATATACTAAAATTAGCTAAATGTACCCAAAGTATCAAAGGTAACTCATAATTCAGAGATAGTAATCataattattacacattatattcGTTCATTATTATTACGGATGCAAATGCATAcatgtgtaagcagcattttttaaattatagtTGGAACAAGTTGAGCCAGTGTTAACCCTTGTATTTACTGTAGGGTAGTTCAACCTATAACAATGCATCAcatgtcattattttatttagtgaaggacaatatgaaaaaatatcaaaacatttttactaaatTCTTCGATATTGTGATGATATTGTAGGGTTGACCAATGGGGCTTTCAtatttttgataattaatcaaaagtattattaattatcaataaaaaatgtgtttgtaaaatcCTTCTCTGGAAAGTAAATAGTAActtaaatgtagtaaaaaataaaaaagtacattatttCACTCAAACTTGTAGAATAATTATAATAGCAAGGAAATAGTCAAGTACAAGTAGCTCGAGTTTGTACAGGACTGTAGTAAGTAACCAACAACCACaactgtcagacaaatgtagtaaaagaacaaagtaaattatttccctctgaattgtGGTGCAACTGCAGtagagtagaaatataaagtagtgTGGAAATACTCCAGATAACAATGTCAACATGTACTATACATATTTGTACTAGCTGATAAATCTATCCTTAAAAATGTCTATTTACATCAGTAACCTATGAGGTCAGGTTTTACTAAAGGTCTACTCTAGAGTTAATAATGGCTTTATAGTAATATCATCCCTGTAACATAACTCGCACTATATAAATACTAACATTATGtaaagttaaatacatttaaactacCGTATCATATGTGTATATTCCTCAGCACTTTATATGAATAAAGGCAGAGGTCTTGAACACAATCCCCATCACCTATAGGTTAACATTCCGTTATGTGTGGATCTTTTACCTGTTGACTCATCGGGGCTGTGCGATTCCTCCGAGCTTGACTGCTGGATCACCGATGCGTCTCTCTCCGCTCCGGGGCTCGTGCCGTCACCGTCGGCGGCTGCGGCCTTCCTCCGCTTCCCCCTCACGGTCCGGTAGATGATGATCCCCGCCAGCACAGACACCATCGCTATCACAGCCAGAGCCACGGCGGGACCGTGTCGCCCGATCATGCAGAAGAGCGAGGCCAGGTCCATGCGTCTCTCCACACCCACGGTGTTGCCGTTTTTCAGCGGCATCACGATCTGTTGTGAAAATAATGAGCCCGTTTGTAACGTCTCTGTATGTGCGCAGGAAGGCctgactgattgactgattgactgattgGCTGCAAGCTGTCGCTACTGTGGGCGCTCTCCTCCACGTTTTCTGAAGTGTAGTGACCTCTTGTTGCTGCAGAGCTGCAAATGATGCAGGTGCGAGCAGCTCATTGGCTGGCTGGATCACGAGGACTCGgcattcattcataaaaagagaaaggagcTTGTTTCGGCAGCCTCTTTCACACATTCCACTGATAGGATTAATTAAGATCCAGTGAAACCACTGAAAGTCAGTTTTATTAGATACTGTCCCAAAATAATTGATAGGATTTGTCCCAGCAAAGGCAAATATTCATCTCCACTCAGGGTGTTTTTGCCCACAGTTTCATACTTCAAATATTGTGATTGGATTTCAAAGATAAAAGGTCATTCCCCCACACACTTCAATTACCTCTGCATTGATTAAAAAGgagatgttgttgatgtttcgGTCACATTTCGGAAACGTCGACTTTTTAAATAGATCAATGCAGAGGTGTTAAAAGTGTGTTGCAGGAAAAACCTTTTGTCTTCAAAATCGGATCTTATGGGGATTTTATTCTCTGCACTACAGGCAAGATTACACTATTTTGTTATACCAATGCTCATttccatttatataaaaataattatacaattatatcCATGAACAGTCACAGATATAGAACAGAGGAGGTTGGAACAGTATCAGAaataagcaaattaaaaataaataa
It encodes the following:
- the stbd1 gene encoding uncharacterized protein stbd1, with the protein product MPLKNGNTVGVERRMDLASLFCMIGRHGPAVALAVIAMVSVLAGIIIYRTVRGKRRKAAAADGDGTSPGAERDASVIQQSSSEESHSPDESTDVSDEGSSDVKEDVYLIQGDLKIRHRRAAPEKTPPPFSPPESDSQVPDNKHTTSDDTEEVVVVRDSYEVAETYAEEATQSLQSEAYTEAEMLLEDVVDCQDVFEEIQDNDSCLNEPGQINDENHGEEEKVSKAECQEDEEVTTDEEVSDKTTREEEHNFLCALNNPVCFEQMSENIDDDSLQVIKTTKSVESNSEEPVTHIEDVTVPCVCYGMDEFEEENPDGIDCSSYSGNNRLSPEEEEEEEEEEEEEKKNESEEAEEECLKADSHDDGLSGITTDAKAQISGNTDFPDLSSDCQHSQKEDKLAPSMDEDTVSTILGPQMLSHETENQPENHVNDTSVILAVEHNDPLVQCCYEDEQDVQMLRNEALDEASIADVPHIVACDGENNTTPVMVKVFHKVSVGADNVTVSKIVEEISHLPFICQYQQSDHVENNETLDETRVDCATDPDACNNDSCTALLMFEEISCPDMLSYSQDQQSDRMENNETLDRKVHSATDAPAGNNGTINSLIMSEELSHPDMSSYKGQQNDQMKNNEDFSEVTTGAAPVMAEDINPPMCFEQFEVRDNDISVAGSVGEESGISSMTVSPDDGNDFDVIFENMVLPVMERDLQAQNSLFADDAAISVIKEDMSGMVFRPYTSHHSQPSHSEPKGWTNYKRVASNEDMFGHEIENSYHRMMDQFTAQIADSATSFTDNLEKLSDMKAAVKVEEGKEKKAGEGVEKEEQTKAEKEKEEDYEKTEISIMEATMDHNEWIMDSTYQALPWMNLSAPSFAQDHTKTNQLPTEECQHSYFVTDTTCVDATDIPCSTEIKQTSTSSLVDENMENNKKVVAVQPMPQNVIVTFRVHYVTQSPYQSVSVTGNQQELGNWKEFIPLERAMDGHWVTVVSLPSESHVEWKFVVVDKGEVCRWEECGNRLLDTGYGDDLLVQKCWGRL